The sequence below is a genomic window from Streptomyces sp. V1I1.
GGTCCTGCATCCCGCCAGCACCTCCCACCGGGAGCTCGACACTGCCGCCCTGCAGGCCGCAGACATCGGCGAGGGCACCGTCCGGGTCTCGGTGGGATTGGAACACCCGGATGACCTGTGGCACGACTTCGAGCAGGCGCTATCCCGTATCTGAGCCGCCGGCCTCAACCACGGAAAGGCAGCACATGCGCTACTTCGAGGACTTCCAACGCGGCGACGTCCACGACCTGGGACAGGTAACCCTCACCGCCGAGGAGATCATCGAGTTCGGCAAACAGTACGACCCCCAGCCGTTCCACACTGACGCAGTCACCGCCAAGGACTCCCCGTTCGGCGGGCTGATCGCCAGCGGCTGGCTCACCGCCGCGCTGTTCATGCGCCGCTACGTCGACGGGTTGCTGAACGACAGCGCCTGCGCCGGCTCCCCCGGAGTCGACGAGATCCGCTATCACCAGCCCGTCCGTCCCGGCGACACTCTCACCGCCAGGCTCACTGTGGAGGGGACCCGTCCCTCCTTCGGCCACTCCGACCGGGGCATCGTCCAGCCTCGGTGCGAACTCCTCA
It includes:
- a CDS encoding MaoC family dehydratase, encoding MRYFEDFQRGDVHDLGQVTLTAEEIIEFGKQYDPQPFHTDAVTAKDSPFGGLIASGWLTAALFMRRYVDGLLNDSACAGSPGVDEIRYHQPVRPGDTLTARLTVEGTRPSFGHSDRGIVQPRCELLNTDGQPVFSMILHSIFLRRPAVSCS